gtgttttgaataatgacttaCACTGAGCCCTCTTCTCACTATCAATAGTAGCcatgccccttacctgctgattggctacaagtttgttattgcacTTGGCCTGAGTCCGTTTTGTAAAagggttttgaaataacacttaccccacctttaacgtTATCCACACAAATGACACTTTAAGAAATTATTTCAATGCATTTTGTGTGCAAGTCCGGGACAGAGACTGGGgtgaaataaaaacagtgaCTGGTTTGCATCGTTGCATCTCTAAAGGCAACCCTTCACCTGAAGCTCAAATGAGGAGAACGCGCTACCGTATGAGGGAAAGAGTTCAGAAGAGAGTGGAAGAATTCGGGATTTTTTAATAAAGTAGTTTGAACTATACACACATTTTCACTGCATTATTATTGAGCCTGGAGACGCAGCCGCGGCTGATCTTTTCATTTTTGCCGCAACTTTCACAGCTAGTATGAGCAAGCTCGCGTCTTTTACGTCATTAAAATGTGATCGGCAAGCTGATAGACCACGTATAGAATCAAAGGAAATAATGGTCAACATTTTCGGATAAGTGGTCGATCATTTGGAGCATTCCTAGAAATTATACGGAAAGGTTTTTCGCATCCATGTTTGACCTCAGCATATAAACTCTCGCTCTCTCCTGTTTCGTTTTTATAGATGTGTTTGGCCTCTGAGGCTGAGAAGATGGAAGCTCGATCCTCCCAGCCCTCTGGTGGTTCCTCCTCTCTCTGTGCTCAGCACAGCTCTATTAGCACAGCCATTCCAGACCACGAAGAGCAGGGGGACGCTCCAGAAAATCCTCTCACCACATCGTCATCCTCTACCTCTGGCTCCACCTCATCCTCCCCTACTGACACCATCCCATCTGACATCAGCCCTTGTAAGACGccgaagaagaagaaaaagaagaaagaaaataaagagTCTGACGAAAATCCTGGGTCGCCCAAAAAGGCGAAGAAGCGTCAGTCGCCCGAGTCTGACCTGGAGAGCGTAATGTTCACCATTGAAGCGGTCGCAAAAGGTTCTTGGGGCTCAGAAGAGACGCCCAGGAAGAAAGCTCGTCCCTCAGAGAGTGAAAGCAGCTCCACTACGGACCAATCTCCAGCTGTGAAGAAGAAAAAGTCCAAACCGAAAAAACAGCTCAAGTTAAAAGATGACGCcacggaagaagaagaagaagggggCGAAGAGGCTAATAAATCACAGGATGTAGAGATGAAATTTGAGGAAGCTCCTTTGACCCCTAAAGATGAGTGTGAGAATGAACCAGACATGAAGTTGGAGCCCCCCAGTGGCATGGAGGACATGGAACCACAATTCTCTCCTTTGCAGCCAACAGAACAGGAGGAGAAAGACACAGACACCAAACCATATCAAACCAGACACGAAGATAAAGACCTGGAGGTTAAGCCAGAGAACTGTGGGTCCAGGAAGTCTGAGCGAAGCTGTAAAGGAGCGCTTTATAAGACTCTGGTGTCCGAAGGGATGCTCACATCACTGAGAGCAAATGTAGACAGAggtatttacacacacacacacacacctcccacGGGTTCTTTTCCTGTTAATTGATTTTATCATACGTGCTGTCTGAGACTCTATTCGAAACTCATTTTCCACTGTTCTAGCTGATCATGTGAAGCAAATAGTTGCATGGAAAAACATATTTCCTCATTTATGCATTCAAAAATGGCaacactacaaaaaaaaaagtaattgtgCTTTCTAAGCTCGTGCTTTTCAAGGCTGAAGTACCATTTCAGTGTCATTTCTttgaaatgttttctatggAATTTATCCGGAATATCATTTAGAATTTCCACTTAATTCACTTCAGTTGGCCATTATCTCAAGATTCATATTTAAACTAAAACGTTTGATACAGTGAATGAAAAATGTGCTGTTTGTGCTGCTGGTCTGTTTTCTAGGCAAAAGAGGTTCCATGCGAGGCAGTGTGTCTGATCATGAGGGCGGCTGGAATGATGAAAGCTGGGGATTTTCTCAAGCTGCTACCAGCAACCCAAAAAAGCTCAAGAAGTCTAAGTCTAAAGAGGAAACCACCCCGGGGTGAGCTGTAATTTCTCCATCACAGCACTGAATCTTTAGGGAAATAGTGATTATTCTCCTGCAAAGgagtttttttaaactatttttataatggatttttaatattcaaaatgGGTTGAGACATGTTTGTTTGGTGTTAAGTAATGgcacaaacaccagtaaattgactacCGCAAACCTTAGTGAATCATGTtgcttgatttatttaaatgctCTCCTCCCTTTTAAATGCAACACAAAAGTGTtgtgtctgaaagggaaactaaaaatgcatatgcaataaggtcagccataaaaataaccctgtccacgcCTTTTCAGCGCTAATTTCTGACTGTATGTCttaatcctgacagtagttttttttgATGCCAAAAGAGGTAGAGATGCACCGATCGACGGATCGGAATCATAAAAACGTAATTTTACCATATAATGGAAAATGTTACAGAATTGTTCAAATTTTGGATGAATAAATCAAACTTAAATCACATCGCTATATggactagtgtctgtgaatattaaaccgcAAGAAGACTATTTAAATATGAGTCCTAcatgttttgcgtctctgtgAATGAATGCCGCAGACgcacaaatacatttataacacACTGAAGCACGTGTGACGCTCATGGTGTTACTGTATGATGACACAAACACAtgaacttaaagggttaattcacccaaaaatgtaatttatgtcattaatgactcaccctaatgtcgttccacacccgtaagacctccgttcatcttcagaacacagtttaagatattttatatttagtccgagagcgtatggaagtgtatgcacactatactgtccatgtccagaaagggaataaaaacatcactaaagtagtccatatgtgacatcagtgggttaattagagtctcttgaagcatccaaaatacattttggtccaaaaatagcaaaaatcacgacttcattcagcattgtcttctcttctgcgtttgttttcaatcctcaactaaagattcaaacggttatgaatcagcgcattgattcatgattcggatcgcgtgtcaaactgctgaaatcacatgacattggcgatccgaatcatgaatcaatacgctgattcatggtTGTTTTTACTTGTACAGTATAATGTATGTCTTAATGAAAAacgtattattaataataataatacaataattattaaaactttatttctaaagaaataaTCACATAATTTCTCtttcatgttttaattttttaacagTAAACCTCTGTTAGCAATAAGGGttcatttaaatttcatttgAAAATAGTTTCATGCCTTTATTTGATTACCAGAAACACAAAAATACACATGCAATGTCATAGGGCCTCTTCTggtaaacaaattaattaattaatattttttttattaattcaattaaacatgtttttgattaaatcaTTCATTTCATAAAGGTAGacttttgtttgtatatgctgTCAATTATAGttctttgaaagaaatcggAATCAGCTAAAATCGGTATTGGCAGGTCAAGCTTAACAAAAATCAGAAATTGGAATCGGCCAAGAAAATTTCAATCTGTGCATCTCTATAAAAAGGGTTTGCACAAGCTATTAGTATATCTGACTTAATATATTTCAATACTTACAAATTTGTTGCTgactattttcatttttgattttattttgcaATTGTATTGGTTAGTTGCAGCCTTATTCACTATTGATTACAGATTGATTATGTCATTTGATGAAGGTTGACTCAGCATATTTGATGATGAGGCTAACATTAtgcttttttatgtatttttaattaggttaattgttttaaaatagtttaaacaTATCTCAAAAGCTGTCATTTTCTGTGCTTTAGTATAGCTTGGTAACTAACTAGATTTTGTACATTTCATGCATGAACCATACTCATATTTGCCATCCCATGACCATAGTATTCAGAGTATCATAGTTTATCAGAGTAAACAATTTTAACAACATGCCATCATGTTTCATTGTGCAAGATTGAAGTTAGTTTGTCAGGAAGACTGTGAATCCAGGTGAGCAGACTTTGCACACAGATTGCTAATGTTTTACTGTGTGTATAAAACTCACAGTCTAGGAAAGCTTGAGGAGGAGTTCGAGAAAAAGTTCAACAGCTTACCGCAGTACAGCCCCCTGACATTTGACAAAAAGAGTGTGGCAGTCaccaagaagaaaaaaaactgtacaTCCAGCCCTCCTGAACCGCCCAAACCTTGCAAGGGTGAGTGCATCGCATTTATGGAAACTGACATCACATCCTCCTGGCCCCCACACTCATTTCCTCATTTACTTACTTTATTAGGAAGTAGTCATCTCATGTTCAGAATGACATGACTTCCACCTAACATAGCATGCtgtgttgtatttttttttttttttctgttttattgcTTTGGAAATTAGGTTCATCTTCATCTCAGAAAAAGACCTTATTCCACAAGATAGTGAACAAGTACAAACACAGGAAGGAGAAATCCAGTGCCGCAGACAAAGGTGAAACCCCCACAGCCATTAGAAACTGTTCTGATGTCAGCTTCATTCTCTGTTCAGACGGCAAGAGTGTGTGCACGAGTGTTGGAAACTGTGTTGCTTGTTGTTTGTCCGTGGTTTTGCCCAGTATTTCCTGCCGCATAGCAGGGAACGCTGTCATATCTAGGTCACTCTATACTCTGGTTGTCTTAGAGGGGCACAAGTGTTACAGTTACGTAAATACTTTGATACTTGTGGTGTAGTACGAGTGGCACAAGATAAATGCAATACAGTATCCTAAAGCGTCTATCATTGTAAAAATGTCTGCATTAGGACTTCCAGGTCTCAGTCTTGACATatttcatgttttcttttagaCGTCGTCGCCACACCTGACCCCATGGTTACAGAATCAAGTCCAGTGAAGTCGGTCAGTCCGTGTGTGTCTCCCTCACCTGAACCCCAGAAGGCTCTGGACACACCTGTGGGCAGTCAGAAAAGAAAGGCTAGGAAGAGTAAAATCACACACTTGGTGCGCACGGCTGATGGCCGAGTGTCACCTGCAGAGGGTGAGCCAAACCCACAGTTTCCTGCTTCTGTCTTATTTATATTGCACTcttcacacatttttttttttttttcagttacaCCGTCATTCAAAAAAAAGCTCAttgaggctgcatttatttgatgataAATGCAGTAATATCATATTGGTTatactgaaaataaaataaataaaatgtatatattccTGTGATAGAAAATCcaatttttcagcatcattactccagtctttagtgtcacatgatccatccaaaattattctaatatgctgatttggtgctcaagaaacatttattattattttgattattattgtaGTGTTGTGATGCTTTTTGGATTCTTTGAAGAATAGAAAGTTAAATTTCCTTTGGAacataaatgtcatttttagtgcgtgtgtgtgtgtatcaagcctgcagtctccctctcatttactgaagctttcgcgcctcgatcgccccccggtgaccggtcccagtatagctgcccctctgtgttttctaatggacgcgaggcaaactaaataataaaattacacttcaaaaaatttcccccaaagttagtttatgtcactgaaggcagttatcatcacgatgatttcatttcaggtgttcgttttaaaaataagtttagtttgagttagttatttgatgctataaaaacggggggtgtgacgtcatgattgacagctgagactgacggcttctctgagtgaagtcgtcactgaggcactaacggacttttttcgaaatttttgggagcagattagagctttagctttaatttcgaCTTTtctataactgtttatttcacaccaacataattaattgttctgcatctgcgagagtgtgggcgggattttgatatcgcagctgtacttcctgctctacttcctgcgctctactgcgcaactccggtcccgaaatcgctactgcgcagactcggtcccaagatgtccgcgccgtgcaaggccgcctgaaagcttcgaatctgccaagcggaaacggatgatgtcgagtcgtccatatttttttacggtctatgatgtgtagccttgtttatattacattgtggggaccaaatgtccccataaagatagtaaaacctgagatcacctatatTGTGGGGATCAGTCAGCGGtctccacttttcaaaaggcttataaatcatactggatgagtttttttgagaaagtaaaaatgcagaatgttccctgtgatgggcaggtttagggacaggggcagtgtaaggggatagaaaatacggtatAAAATTATGTCTATGgggagtccccacaaagatagtgaatcagacgtgtgcgtgcgtgtaaaaaaaatataaacaatacaacaaGAATAAAATCGAAAGCGAGGACAGCATGTGTGTATATCCTAAACTAAATAATTAAGGTGTCATAAAGCATGCACCAATATTTTAACCTAaaggtttttatttgttttgttttttcactgGCACTGATGGCATATATGTATTTAGAGACATTTGTTACCTATGTATACCTCATCCAAAAGAGTCCACCAATAGAAGGTTACCAAGATAAAACGATCCACATTAAGCTTGCCACATCATCTCAATATGTAGAATAAAAGAGCTTTTCAGATGCATTTTCATGGCTTGATTCTTCACATCACGTGAAGTGAGTGTGCATCACTTAAAACATACTGGGGTTGTTAGTCTATGCTGCTCTGCCAATAAAAGAAGATTTGGGTGGAGCGGGGAAAGATTGTCTAAAAGTCTcaaattctttctttttttccctctgttGCCACAGAAGAAAAATCTAAGGATCAGACCAAGAATCAGGATGAAAAGCCATTCACTCAAGAGACATTATGCAATAGGGGGGTCTGCTACAATGACCCCGGATCAGCGGAAGTGGACGCGCCGGATACGTCCAGCGGCCTCCCGGCCTTCTTCAGCTTAGCTGCTCTCGCTGAGGTTGCAGCCATGGAGAATGTGCACAGGTAGATGGGACACCCTGcaaagatgtgtgtgtgtgcgtgtgtgttttaataataaagcCTGTGTGTTCGTTCCAGAGCACAGCGTGCTGTGAGCATCCCCACTGAAGGTCAAGTGAAGGACATGGCTCCTGTGCTGATTTCCTGCGCGGACCAGTGAGACCTCAGTCTGGCCCGGGCCAGGTTAAGTCCGGACTGGGTTTATTTACGGACATGCTGGGGCCTTATTCTTGACTCTCGGCCCCTGATGCAGAGGGTTTAGAGCGaacgagagcgagagagactgGAAAGGGATGAGGGAAGCTCTGAGTCGGATGAAGATGTTTTATCCCAGAAGCCTTCACCTTATACCCAACCCCACCCTCCTTCCCTCTCACCCCCTCAGGGCCCTGGGGGAGCCAATTCTGGTCCCTAAGCCTGTTTCCTCTGGTGGCTCCAGACCAGTTATCAGACTTTACAATCTGCAAGAAATGGCTACTATTTAAGGTCAAGTTTTGCCTACAAAAAGTGCATTTGAAGCAAGTGCTCCCTCTTTGTTTTCTCTCTATCTTTTACTTTTCTGTTCCTGGTTAGCTTCATTGCACAAACGTCTTTTTCACACAGCAGCGTACACGGTcagaggaacattttgtggctTCCTGCCCCCTTTCTTGCTCTGAATCGTATcgagagagatagagatagagagagagagagagagagagagagagagagagagagagagagagtgtgagtgttttTAGACTGCTTAACCTCAGCCTCATACCTCACAAAGctgttcagatttttttctctgCACAGAAGCACCACCTTCACCTTCACAATGCACAGTCAATGCCTAGATGCCTCTTTCTTTCAAGCAATGACCCTCGATGTGTCTGGTGCCTCTGTAGATGACAGATAGTCAGAGATAAAACACCTGTTATCCTCTTGAACAAACAGTAGCGCTACGTGTCGGAGGGGAAGTCAGATGTTTGTGCAAGATGCGCTGCAGCCGCAGGCATACTGACGAGCAGGGTCCAAAATTAGCGTTTGTCAGCACCAAATATTTAGTATACAGctatggaaaaaattaagagaccacttaccattgatttctcaatgttaagtggccTCTTCATTTTTTCCGGCgctgtatataaataaatgtgcttcCATTCAAAAGTCTGTGGTCAGTTTTGAAAGAAGTATTATGCtcagcaaggctgcatttatttgatcaaatacagtaaaaacagtaatattgtgaaatattattacaatttaaaatgactgtTTTCTATTGcaatatcttttaaaatgttatttattccaGTGTTGGCAAATTTACAGTGTCACATGCtccttcataaatcattttaatatgctgatttggtgctcaagaaacatttcttattactatcaatgttaaaggggtggttgcatgcgatttcactttccttaactttagttagtgtgtaatgtcgctgcttgagcataaacagtatctgcaaagttatagCGCTGAATTCattgcaaacggagatattgtcttttaaagttacggctgtttattgcctacaaatcggccggtttggactacaacgagcttcttcctgggttgatgacatcataaacccccgctagtctccgcagatgtgacttctgcccgtaatggtaaagGGCGTGGCGTTTCttgcaacctgtgcttggcagtccagccaataaaaatacaggaaactacatttggccatctaaccaatctaagaccattgcgttctTCGGAGCGATGGGCTttatagaagcaggaagcaaacgagccgttcaaaggacagtggagacagcggtgtggaataaagttcaaatataagtaaaatgtggcgttttcacaaaaaaataagtattaaatgttatactgcgccccataaacacaaccaagcctagaaaaaaacacggaaccacccctttaatactTTTGTGGAAAAGTGATATTTTTTTAGTCGATTCTTTGatcaatagaaagttcaaaacaagagcagctatttgaaataaatctTTTGATCAATTTCATGCAACTTTActgaatacatttattaatttctttctttttttatcttcCTGACCTCAAACATTTGAAGGGttgtgtatatttaaaaaaaaaaacttgtatatatatataaatatatatatatatatatatatttaaaaataaagtctGGCTAGTAATTTTCATGAACCGTTGGCAGTTGTTGCATAGAGTTAATTTTAGACCTTGCCTACAAGTGTTTCTGCCTGAGTCACCCGATGGAAAGTCAGTCAAACCTTTTTTTATATTCTGACACCCCATCACTTTTAGCTCTGTGCTCTTCTCTGACATGTACAGCTATCAATAAGTTTGTTATCAGAGCAGTAAGGCGATACTTgaatgaaaaaaatgcattttatgtcAATACTTGACCTTACTGCAGTGTGTAGCGTCTTGCTGGCTAATCCAAAAGAGTGCTACTCCTCTCTAATATAGTTTAATAATAGACACTGCACTAATTTTTAGCTACCGTATACGATGCTTGTAGTTGTCGTTGGCTTTCGTTATAATAgcaaattttgtttttgttcttgctttgtttttttgtctcaaATGAGCTTTTGTATCATCACTGAGATACTCAGCCCTGGTTTTCTTATACCTGAGGCTGAAGATGCCATTCCAACTCAAAAGTTTTGCTGATTCTGTCCATTCCTCCAAGCACATGGTGGGAGAGAGTTGGAGAGCTAAAGAAAACAGGGATTGACGTAGAAGAGAAAggagtttttctttttctctctctgtctctcacacacaccttgAATTGTGAGAGTCAGCAAAGCATTTTCTTCTGCAACGTGCACATCCTGTGTTTTAGGCACTTGTGAGTCAGACCCCTGCGGGGTCATCTTCTGGTCTCCAAGCCAGATTATGTGCTTTGTATCAGCGACACATTGGGGAAAAATTCTTGTTCGTTTTTTGTcttgtaaaaatatctaaaattcCTTAAAACAAGATCAATTTATCTGAGAAGCAAAATTGTGTAAGATAAGACTATTTTTGTACCATTGGCttttttattattcttcttttttttgttaaacaaaACTAACAAAATTTAGTTGGATGTATTCTGGGATGGtaagaaaaatgtattaattcaaGATTAGTCCTTGGAATTTTGATTTGAGTGAATAAATCATTTGGGCCCTATTGTAACGATCTGAGCGTATGGTCTAAATGCGGCGCCCTCCGTATCctcttttgctagtttaacgacgggAAAAATGGCCGTCGCTCCCGCACgcggtctaaaagggttgtccctattctcttaatgagtcgtgggtgtgttttgggcgtaacgtgcaataagccaatcagagtctcatcttcAGTTCCCTTTGTAAGCCAATTGTATTTggtggattcgctatttacatggcggaatttgcgagtggaaagactgaacacctctccagagaggaatccttttatttttaatatttaaaaatgtttgtgtactGCTTCGCGTCCCaagtgtgtaataagcagtgtaCGTGCATTGCACACCCGCCTATAGGcgcatatgtgaccctggaccacaaaaccagtcataagtcacacgggtatatttgtggcaatagccaacaatacattgttatgggtcaaaattatcgatTTTTCTTGTATGGCAAGAATCATTAGGATATCAAGGAGACTtaccgtaaatatatcaaatttattattattagtaatatgtgTTGCTAAGGacttggacaactttaaaggtgatttttcttattatttaaaaaaaaattgcaccctcagattccagattttcaaatagtcctcaaaaaaatattgtcctatccttaCAAAATAGCAACATGCGAACAACGCGCCTGAACACGcctcattttcagaccagcacacccatgggtgcacaaatgcatttgctatttaaacgaCGTGGCACAGGACGTGAAAAGGATAGctgcgtcgggctgaaactagcacaaaaaaaaacacttgcattgCGCCAGGTGTATGATGGGGCCCTTTGAATGAGTTCACTAAAAATATTCATTCAGTGATTCTTTCAGTAGGTCATTATGCCAGTGAGTGGTGACAAAGGTTTCATTTCATTAGTTATGAATCATTTACTCCACTGAATCGTTGAGTTATTCATGATTAAAACCAGCcttattatttttcattaaaatgcGAGTGCCTAAAAGTCTACTTAAACACTTCAGAAATGTGTTACGAGTCGTGGAACCGATTCATCTACTTCACAGATGTTTCACAAGCGTTTTGCTTCTCAAGTCAACGAATCTTGTTTTCAGGACGTTTAGATGCTTTACTGGAAAACAAGATGACTTTTGCAGTGCACATCAGT
The window above is part of the Pseudorasbora parva isolate DD20220531a chromosome 23, ASM2467924v1, whole genome shotgun sequence genome. Proteins encoded here:
- the LOC137063075 gene encoding HMG box transcription factor BBX isoform X1, with translation MKGGGGGKEPPVEGEVSGKRPKRKCLQWHPLLAKKAPDFSEEEEEEDEEELEKGPVLCAESGAQGGECGGMEDDSEEYSSEQRARRPMNAFLLFCKRHRSLVRQEHPRLDNRGATKILADWWAVLDPKEKQKYTDMAKEYKDAFMKANPGYKWCPATNKPVKSPSHSVSNARKKVWSLPSNPSKDSSVAKKQAKTDSTPQLNFAMADPNKMGGLSMLLLAGEHALTAREISSSSSQTGCTDVAKHTGKAALFQLAEISSSPVQSAGGSKNAEDTSSLTHVEASGPSQPSSPDLPKSCVKSPLFQLAEQISSSRSQSASEGRQCGQSALFQLAEMCLASEAEKMEARSSQPSGGSSSLCAQHSSISTAIPDHEEQGDAPENPLTTSSSSTSGSTSSSPTDTIPSDISPCKTPKKKKKKKENKESDENPGSPKKAKKRQSPESDLESVMFTIEAVAKGSWGSEETPRKKARPSESESSSTTDQSPAVKKKKSKPKKQLKLKDDATEEEEEGGEEANKSQDVEMKFEEAPLTPKDECENEPDMKLEPPSGMEDMEPQFSPLQPTEQEEKDTDTKPYQTRHEDKDLEVKPENCGSRKSERSCKGALYKTLVSEGMLTSLRANVDRGKRGSMRGSVSDHEGGWNDESWGFSQAATSNPKKLKKSKSKEETTPGLGKLEEEFEKKFNSLPQYSPLTFDKKSVAVTKKKKNCTSSPPEPPKPCKGSSSSQKKTLFHKIVNKYKHRKEKSSAADKDVVATPDPMVTESSPVKSVSPCVSPSPEPQKALDTPVGSQKRKARKSKITHLVRTADGRVSPAEEEKSKDQTKNQDEKPFTQETLCNRGVCYNDPGSAEVDAPDTSSGLPAFFSLAALAEVAAMENVHRAQRAVSIPTEGQVKDMAPVLISCADQ
- the LOC137063075 gene encoding HMG box transcription factor BBX isoform X3; translation: MKGGGGGKEPPVEGEVSGKRPKRKCLQWHPLLAKKAPDFSEEEEEEDEEELEKGPVLCAESGAQGGECGGMEDDSEEYSSEQRARRPMNAFLLFCKRHRSLVRQEHPRLDNRGATKILADWWAVLDPKEKQKYTDMAKEYKDAFMKANPGYKWCPATNKPVKSPSHSVSNARKKVWSLPSNPSKDSSVAKKQAKTDSTPQLNFAMADPNKMGGLSMLLLAGEHALTAREISSSSSQTGCTDVAKHTGKAALFQLAEISSSPVQSAGGSKNAEDTSSLTHVEASGPSQPSSPDLPKSCVKSPLFQLAEQISSSRSQSASEGRQCGQSALFQLAEMCLASEAEKMEARSSQPSGGSSSLCAQHSSISTAIPDHEEQGDAPENPLTTSSSSTSGSTSSSPTDTIPSDISPCKTPKKKKKKKENKESDENPGSPKKAKKRQSPESDLESVMFTIEAVAKGSWGSEETPRKKARPSESESSSTTDQSPAVKKKKSKPKKQLKLKDDATEEEEEGGEEANKSQDVEMKFEEAPLTPKDECENEPDMKLEPPSGMEDMEPQFSPLQPTEQEEKDTDTKPYQTRHEDKDLEVKPENCGSRKSERSCKGALYKTLVSEGMLTSLRANVDRGKRGSMRGSVSDHEGGWNDESWGFSQAATSNPKKLKKSKSKEETTPGLGKLEEEFEKKFNSLPQYSPLTFDKKSVAVTKKKKNCTSSPPEPPKPCKDVVATPDPMVTESSPVKSVSPCVSPSPEPQKALDTPVGSQKRKARKSKITHLVRTADGRVSPAEEEKSKDQTKNQDEKPFTQETLCNRGVCYNDPGSAEVDAPDTSSGLPAFFSLAALAEVAAMENVHRAQRAVSIPTEGQVKDMAPVLISCADQ
- the LOC137063075 gene encoding HMG box transcription factor BBX isoform X2; the protein is MKGGGGGKEPPVEGEVSGKRPKRKCLQWHPLLAKKAPDFSEEEEEEDEEELEKGPVLCAESGAQGGECGGMEDDSEEYSSEQRARRPMNAFLLFCKRHRSLVRQEHPRLDNRGATKILADWWAVLDPKEKQKYTDMAKEYKDAFMKANPGYKWCPATNKPVKSPSHSVSNARKKVWSLPSNPSKDSSVAKKQAKTDSTPQLNFAMADPNKMGGLSMLLLAGEHALTAREISSSSSQTGCTDVAKHTGKAALFQLAEISSSPVQSAGGSKNAEDTSSLTHVEASGPSQPSSPDLPKSCVKSPLFQLAEISSSRSQSASEGRQCGQSALFQLAEMCLASEAEKMEARSSQPSGGSSSLCAQHSSISTAIPDHEEQGDAPENPLTTSSSSTSGSTSSSPTDTIPSDISPCKTPKKKKKKKENKESDENPGSPKKAKKRQSPESDLESVMFTIEAVAKGSWGSEETPRKKARPSESESSSTTDQSPAVKKKKSKPKKQLKLKDDATEEEEEGGEEANKSQDVEMKFEEAPLTPKDECENEPDMKLEPPSGMEDMEPQFSPLQPTEQEEKDTDTKPYQTRHEDKDLEVKPENCGSRKSERSCKGALYKTLVSEGMLTSLRANVDRGKRGSMRGSVSDHEGGWNDESWGFSQAATSNPKKLKKSKSKEETTPGLGKLEEEFEKKFNSLPQYSPLTFDKKSVAVTKKKKNCTSSPPEPPKPCKGSSSSQKKTLFHKIVNKYKHRKEKSSAADKDVVATPDPMVTESSPVKSVSPCVSPSPEPQKALDTPVGSQKRKARKSKITHLVRTADGRVSPAEEEKSKDQTKNQDEKPFTQETLCNRGVCYNDPGSAEVDAPDTSSGLPAFFSLAALAEVAAMENVHRAQRAVSIPTEGQVKDMAPVLISCADQ